One genomic region from Campylobacter sp. RM5004 encodes:
- the rmuC gene encoding DNA recombination protein RmuC has protein sequence MLSDELILAAILLVFLLILVFIIFHYTNKINVFKNELLVLAKDKEFLAISNENLNQELRLYKNELNTKTNQNESQNLELSRLNEELKNTKEKLENECEIKDGLKVKLDEITNKFHTEFSKNEALSEKVKLYENSLKSLEIKYENMLKTLEENLKEQNEKSSKLIYEENTKLLLTNSNELLTKIFSPLKEQISEYEKTLLKQNTSIENNIKTMFETSQNLGKKADEFANLLKGDKKARGDFGEIMLKQCLLASGLIENEHFYMQESFKDENNRFKRPDAIVYFEPKKCVIIDSKFSLPSSDDANIYKNEIANNLNARINELAKKEYENVVEYANEYVLLFVPYQNILDLALECDSEIFKKAETKKIFIVSPTTLFMGLKMIYFGWKNYEMNQNALNIFTEFGKFYDKFASFYEDYEKLKKQSESSFAKIDTHLYGKGSVANRLENLRSLGIKNKKLLSEKALENFENQE, from the coding sequence ATGCTTAGTGATGAGCTTATTTTAGCGGCTATTTTATTAGTATTTTTGCTTATTTTAGTCTTTATTATTTTTCATTATACAAATAAGATTAATGTGTTTAAAAATGAGCTTTTAGTTCTTGCAAAAGATAAGGAATTTTTAGCTATTTCAAACGAGAATTTGAATCAGGAATTAAGGCTTTATAAGAATGAATTAAATACGAAAACAAATCAAAACGAAAGCCAAAATTTAGAACTTTCAAGGCTAAATGAAGAGCTTAAAAATACTAAAGAAAAATTAGAAAATGAGTGTGAAATTAAAGATGGGTTAAAAGTAAAATTAGATGAAATTACTAATAAATTTCACACTGAATTTTCTAAAAATGAAGCTTTAAGCGAGAAGGTAAAACTATATGAAAATAGCTTAAAAAGCTTAGAAATTAAATACGAAAATATGCTAAAAACCTTAGAAGAAAATCTAAAAGAGCAAAATGAAAAAAGCTCAAAATTAATTTATGAAGAAAACACTAAATTATTGCTTACTAATTCAAATGAGCTTTTAACTAAGATTTTTAGCCCATTAAAAGAGCAAATAAGCGAATACGAAAAAACTTTATTAAAGCAAAACACTAGCATAGAAAACAACATTAAAACCATGTTTGAAACTAGCCAAAATTTAGGTAAAAAGGCTGATGAGTTTGCAAATCTTTTAAAGGGAGATAAAAAAGCTCGCGGGGATTTTGGAGAAATTATGCTTAAGCAATGCTTACTTGCTAGTGGGCTTATAGAAAATGAGCATTTTTATATGCAAGAAAGCTTTAAAGATGAGAACAATAGGTTTAAAAGACCTGATGCTATTGTATATTTTGAGCCAAAAAAATGTGTGATAATTGATTCTAAGTTCTCTTTACCAAGCAGTGATGATGCAAATATTTATAAAAATGAAATCGCAAATAATTTAAACGCAAGAATAAATGAACTAGCTAAAAAAGAATATGAAAATGTGGTTGAATATGCGAACGAATATGTATTATTGTTTGTGCCATACCAAAATATTTTGGATTTAGCGCTTGAATGTGATAGTGAGATTTTTAAAAAGGCAGAGACTAAAAAGATTTTTATAGTAAGTCCTACCACTTTATTTATGGGGCTTAAGATGATTTATTTTGGTTGGAAGAATTATGAAATGAATCAAAATGCTTTAAATATTTTCACAGAATTTGGCAAATTTTATGATAAGTTCGCTTCATTTTATGAAGATTATGAAAAGCTTAAAAAACAATCAGAATCAAGCTTTGCAAAAATTGATACACACTTATACGGCAAGGGTAGTGTGGCAAATCGTTTAGAAAATCTAAGAAGCTTAGGGATAAAAAATAAAAAATTATTAAGCGAAAAAGCTTTAGAAAACTTTGAAAATCAAGAATAA
- a CDS encoding J domain-containing protein: protein MQVIQNLESISINTQDFSFFKEMKEIINKNFSQNIGKKSKLISFYVESEIPQRRYFLKLLSILNRKYNNENLQNINTAYYKKFKLNLVSVNTLKIVLNCKLDFMKKDIILNFSNLEKNLILYLSNYFKEHEINIIKNKFIITYKDENTLSLLDKLCACCEHLNYCISFSLSELAYLQFKKEIKNELKKDNRFLNICMLLEEHFKTLGVEVGASFTEVRSKYLKLSKAYHPDFHAEKSDEVKKVLKEKFEEINIAYESLKPLYKNAS from the coding sequence ATGCAAGTTATACAAAATCTAGAATCAATTAGTATTAATACTCAAGATTTTTCTTTTTTTAAAGAAATGAAAGAAATAATAAATAAAAATTTTTCACAAAACATAGGTAAGAAAAGCAAATTAATTTCTTTTTATGTAGAGAGTGAGATACCGCAAAGAAGATATTTTTTAAAATTATTATCTATATTAAATAGAAAATATAATAATGAAAATTTACAAAACATAAACACAGCATATTATAAGAAATTTAAGCTTAATTTAGTGAGTGTAAATACTTTAAAAATAGTGCTAAATTGTAAATTAGACTTCATGAAAAAAGACATTATTTTAAACTTTTCAAATCTTGAAAAAAACTTGATTTTATACCTTAGCAATTATTTTAAAGAGCATGAAATAAATATTATTAAAAACAAATTTATCATCACATACAAAGACGAAAATACATTAAGTTTATTAGATAAATTATGTGCTTGTTGTGAGCATTTAAATTACTGCATAAGCTTTTCTTTAAGCGAGCTTGCGTATTTGCAATTTAAAAAAGAAATCAAAAATGAGCTTAAAAAAGATAATAGATTTTTAAATATATGTATGTTACTTGAAGAACATTTCAAGACTTTAGGGGTTGAAGTAGGAGCTAGTTTTACCGAAGTAAGAAGTAAATATTTAAAACTTAGTAAAGCATATCATCCAGATTTTCATGCAGAAAAAAGTGATGAAGTAAAAAAAGTATTAAAGGAAAAATTTGAAGAAATAAATATTGCATACGAGAGTTTAAAGCCTTTATACAAAAATGCAAGTTAA
- a CDS encoding bifunctional 3,4-dihydroxy-2-butanone 4-phosphate synthase/GTP cyclohydrolase II, with the protein MSFVSIKEGIEELKKGNMLIMLDAEDRENEGDIIFPAEFSTPDKVNFTLTHARGVVCVALDRKIAEHFELPLMVPKNTSNHETAFTITVDIKTASTGVSSTERDATIKLFADKNAKASDFVRPGHINPLIAKDGGVLVRTGHTEGTVDMCKLAGLTPACVICEIMNPDGTMARRDDLVEFGKKHNIKLVTIEDLIKYRLQNESLITKISEENTKLLDKDVKKITYKDFLGDIHTIFSFAGKNEKSLIKFYKSSNDVNILNSTKLEETLKSIDELSKNGGMLVFMEGTKSDEKNYGIGAQILKDLGVDNFELLGNSSQFAALSGFGLNIKNI; encoded by the coding sequence ATGTCTTTTGTAAGTATAAAAGAAGGAATAGAAGAATTAAAAAAAGGTAATATGTTAATAATGCTAGATGCCGAAGATAGAGAAAACGAAGGAGATATAATATTTCCTGCAGAGTTTAGCACGCCTGATAAGGTTAATTTTACTTTAACTCATGCAAGGGGTGTTGTGTGTGTTGCACTTGATAGAAAAATTGCTGAGCATTTTGAACTACCACTAATGGTTCCGAAAAACACTTCAAATCATGAAACAGCATTTACTATAACGGTAGATATTAAAACAGCAAGCACAGGCGTTAGTTCTACTGAAAGAGATGCAACAATAAAGCTATTTGCTGATAAAAATGCAAAAGCTAGTGATTTTGTAAGACCTGGTCATATAAACCCACTAATAGCAAAAGATGGCGGAGTTTTAGTAAGAACGGGTCATACAGAAGGAACGGTTGATATGTGCAAATTAGCTGGACTTACTCCTGCTTGTGTGATTTGCGAGATTATGAATCCAGATGGCACAATGGCAAGGCGTGATGATTTAGTAGAATTTGGAAAAAAACATAATATTAAATTAGTTACAATTGAAGATTTAATAAAATATAGACTTCAAAATGAGAGCCTAATAACAAAAATTAGCGAAGAAAATACAAAACTATTAGATAAAGATGTAAAAAAGATTACATACAAAGACTTTTTAGGTGATATTCATACGATTTTTTCTTTTGCAGGTAAAAATGAAAAAAGCTTAATTAAATTCTATAAAAGCTCAAATGATGTAAATATCCTAAACTCAACAAAATTAGAAGAAACTTTAAAATCAATTGATGAACTAAGCAAAAATGGCGGAATGCTAGTATTTATGGAAGGCACTAAGAGTGATGAGAAAAATTACGGAATAGGAGCACAAATTCTAAAAGATTTAGGAGTTGATAATTTTGAATTATTAGGTAATTCAAGTCAATTTGCAGCTTTAAGTGGATTTGGTCTAAATATAAAAAATATATAA
- a CDS encoding restriction endonuclease gives MLIFVLTLSIIGFYIAMTKYGLEEHSILKLKPKMGQILIKKSFRERLKKEVEEELTIKIEKRLREEILKEYKERYKNIKEEIKFDLINKGEYYNTNYEVALYKQKLQKLEEENKELKAKLNQQKENYKNYLKNKEENIKKGQEYEYKIKCYFENLGYSVYPNGYIKGKKDKGIDLIAYKNNEVHLIQCKCYKYPPKQELLRKFIGDCEIYIKNNQNKLNNKTIYKDFITSCKEKDYGVIKFLEENKKLIDYLVIE, from the coding sequence ATGTTGATATTTGTTTTAACATTATCAATTATTGGTTTTTATATAGCTATGACTAAATATGGATTAGAAGAACATAGTATTTTAAAACTAAAACCTAAAATGGGGCAAATATTAATAAAAAAGAGCTTTAGAGAAAGACTAAAAAAAGAAGTAGAAGAAGAATTAACTATAAAAATAGAAAAGAGATTAAGAGAAGAAATATTAAAAGAATATAAAGAAAGATACAAAAACATAAAAGAAGAAATAAAATTTGATTTAATAAATAAAGGCGAATATTACAATACAAATTATGAAGTAGCATTATATAAACAAAAATTACAAAAATTAGAAGAAGAAAACAAAGAGCTAAAAGCAAAATTAAATCAACAAAAAGAAAATTATAAAAACTACCTTAAAAATAAAGAAGAAAATATCAAAAAAGGTCAAGAATACGAGTATAAAATAAAATGCTATTTTGAGAACTTAGGATATAGTGTATATCCTAATGGATATATTAAAGGTAAAAAAGACAAAGGAATTGATTTAATAGCTTATAAAAATAATGAAGTGCATTTGATACAATGTAAATGTTATAAATATCCACCAAAGCAAGAATTATTAAGAAAATTTATAGGAGATTGTGAAATATACATAAAAAATAATCAAAATAAATTAAACAATAAAACTATATATAAAGATTTTATAACTAGTTGCAAAGAAAAAGATTATGGAGTTATAAAATTTTTAGAAGAAAATAAAAAATTAATTGATTATTTAGTAATAGAATAA
- a CDS encoding zonular occludens toxin domain-containing protein translates to MSISFVTGIPGSGKTYYSVYGLYKSFIEPIKNESKKEDKKGLFSFLFGAKEEVRTYDYCYTNINEFNFSICDKIKLYEHDIIYEKLKILYSLHLNNADDKTLIEKAKEFKIFNSLFIIDECHNFYDKEDEVLIWFFTYHRHLFIDIYMITQDLALVETKFKTIAEFFFQALPNAKKINTKVFKYRQYLSYRMYQKDIVGNFSLPAKNEVFALYTSGAKNNSKSIVNRFIKFSIFLFIVTFFLFKGFMFLLNNNDKANETTKNINSQKSTNIQNNKNEFQNDFNINENIQINKTNYSNLYFYEVICLYEKTCIINDEYYIPYLTFKYITESSQYLYFNIENSNQNTLKFNLIYDYEIFKNLKKKGNTNEKNNSSFNFIN, encoded by the coding sequence ATGTCTATTTCTTTTGTTACGGGTATTCCTGGTTCAGGCAAAACATACTACTCAGTTTATGGTCTATATAAATCTTTCATTGAGCCTATTAAAAACGAAAGCAAAAAAGAAGATAAAAAAGGCTTATTTTCTTTTTTATTTGGAGCTAAAGAAGAAGTTAGAACTTATGATTATTGCTATACAAATATAAATGAGTTTAATTTCTCAATATGCGATAAAATAAAATTATACGAACACGATATAATCTATGAAAAATTAAAAATCTTATATTCTCTTCATTTAAATAATGCAGATGATAAAACTTTAATTGAAAAAGCAAAAGAATTTAAAATATTTAATTCTTTATTTATCATAGATGAATGCCACAATTTTTACGATAAAGAAGATGAAGTTTTAATTTGGTTTTTTACTTATCATAGACATTTGTTTATTGATATTTATATGATTACTCAAGATTTGGCATTAGTTGAAACTAAATTCAAAACAATAGCTGAATTCTTTTTCCAAGCCTTACCAAATGCCAAAAAAATCAATACAAAAGTATTTAAATATAGACAATATCTATCTTATAGAATGTATCAAAAAGACATTGTTGGTAATTTCTCACTTCCTGCAAAAAATGAAGTTTTTGCATTATATACAAGTGGAGCGAAAAATAACTCAAAAAGTATTGTTAATAGGTTCATAAAATTTTCAATTTTTCTTTTTATAGTTACATTTTTTCTTTTTAAGGGCTTTATGTTTTTATTAAATAATAATGATAAAGCAAATGAAACTACTAAAAATATAAATTCTCAAAAAAGCACTAATATTCAAAACAATAAAAATGAATTTCAAAACGATTTTAATATTAATGAAAACATACAAATTAATAAAACTAATTATTCTAATTTATATTTTTATGAAGTTATATGCTTATATGAAAAAACTTGCATTATAAACGATGAATATTATATCCCTTATCTTACTTTTAAATATATTACAGAAAGTTCTCAATATCTTTATTTTAATATTGAAAACTCTAATCAAAACACACTCAAATTCAATTTAATTTACGATTACGAAATTTTTAAAAACTTAAAAAAGAAAGGAAATACTAATGAAAAAAATAACTCTAGTTTTAACTTTATTAATTAG
- a CDS encoding DUF2325 domain-containing protein: MSVLVIGADEITPIKAVLHDLGAKSITHWDARNENRVNRQSIPQDTGCVVMLTSFLNHNTMKKIKSQAKKRNIPLVCAKRSVSCVYCEYCKVLGLNK, encoded by the coding sequence ATGTCAGTTTTGGTCATTGGTGCTGATGAGATTACACCTATTAAGGCAGTTTTACATGATTTAGGAGCAAAGAGCATTACGCATTGGGATGCTAGAAATGAAAATAGAGTCAATCGTCAAAGCATTCCGCAAGATACTGGCTGTGTTGTAATGCTTACTAGTTTTTTAAACCATAATACAATGAAGAAAATCAAAAGCCAAGCTAAGAAAAGAAACATACCTTTAGTATGTGCAAAGCGTTCTGTAAGTTGTGTTTATTGTGAATATTGCAAGGTTTTAGGATTAAATAAATAA
- a CDS encoding type II and III secretion system protein, producing MKKITLVLTLLISLNAENIRLSLVDFIDLFKVKSNTTFILNDKLKDENIYIIYQKKLDDLNINDFEKILKSKSLKLLKFKNYYYIDYINEKYDNFVKLRSIKLKNNSYKYVKKIIDLYNSNQPSANKDNIKNEVKIVDYIETTNTIIFLCKDEDYFFLKNEISKNDEVLKTATLKITISETNYSDLISKGIKYKSLTKIIDSVNLKAYLNLFSASNESSLINSNKSFYSFIDFLSEKNITKIKASPFLTIKNNVNTTFSIVENIPYLTKSETIESSNKTESNTFTYKDVGLKIDIKPLILNNKIDFDLNISIEDIIDNNSLTPKTTKKTLNGSYTLYKNQILVLSGINKNTEYDTRVGIPLLKDIPVLKYLFSAKTKNNLKTTLLITIEYLNDEENAEKLE from the coding sequence ATGAAAAAAATAACTCTAGTTTTAACTTTATTAATTAGCTTAAATGCTGAGAATATTAGGCTTAGTTTAGTTGATTTTATAGACCTATTCAAAGTAAAATCTAACACTACATTTATTTTAAATGATAAATTAAAAGATGAAAACATTTACATAATTTATCAAAAAAAGCTAGATGATTTAAATATAAATGATTTTGAAAAAATCTTAAAATCTAAATCATTAAAACTTTTAAAATTCAAGAATTATTATTATATTGATTATATAAATGAAAAATACGATAATTTCGTAAAATTACGCTCAATCAAGCTTAAAAACAATTCTTATAAGTATGTTAAAAAAATAATAGATTTATATAATTCTAATCAGCCAAGCGCAAATAAAGATAATATAAAAAATGAAGTAAAAATCGTTGATTATATAGAAACTACAAACACTATTATATTTTTATGCAAAGATGAAGATTACTTTTTTCTAAAAAATGAGATTTCAAAAAATGATGAAGTCTTAAAAACTGCTACATTAAAAATCACTATTAGCGAAACAAATTATTCTGATTTGATTTCAAAAGGCATAAAATATAAATCTTTAACTAAAATAATTGATAGCGTAAATCTAAAAGCTTACTTGAACTTATTTAGTGCTAGTAATGAAAGCTCACTTATAAATTCAAATAAAAGCTTTTATTCTTTTATTGATTTTCTTAGCGAAAAGAACATAACAAAAATTAAAGCAAGTCCATTTTTAACCATTAAAAATAATGTAAATACTACTTTTTCAATCGTTGAAAACATACCCTACTTAACTAAATCCGAAACGATAGAAAGTTCAAATAAAACCGAAAGCAATACTTTCACTTATAAGGACGTCGGCTTAAAAATAGATATAAAGCCACTAATTTTAAATAATAAAATAGATTTTGATTTAAATATAAGTATAGAGGACATTATAGACAACAATAGCCTAACACCAAAAACGACTAAAAAAACTCTCAATGGCTCTTATACTTTATATAAAAATCAAATTCTTGTTTTGAGCGGTATTAATAAAAATACCGAGTATGATACAAGAGTGGGTATTCCTTTATTAAAAGATATTCCGGTTCTAAAATACTTATTCTCAGCAAAAACTAAAAACAATTTAAAAACTACGCTTTTAATAACTATTGAGTATTTAAACGATGAAGAAAATGCCGAAAAATTAGAATAA
- a CDS encoding replication endonuclease: MILIRNEFDFLNEYGISSNDLYKCQQSFEKTLNYLKFHKVRNGLNKSKSLLEITFSSNFCQNYHNELLNRIEVLNAFNIEKHYTSIFITATLDSQYRDFLFADYSNLKASDLVSIPKHIKEKINQKLALTIVDLKDILNQKLKIFNNFYNRKYKAYKIKYCKVFEPHKKLGVPHLHMILFIPNNAEIIEDFKNAYMRLFPAPQNLRTDKLTLKQKQNGELNGFQTSINNSIAYIMKYLQKTFLNLKHNDINNIKIDKLTAWYIKHKIRRFTMSRFLVPLWLYRKLNFIPSLRDYFHLNNELEKHNNILEKDYKNNKFFIHIETTNQTIIYENKHLIYESNNRIINEYKSNFEFFKVA, from the coding sequence ATGATTTTAATTAGAAATGAATTTGATTTTTTGAATGAATATGGCATAAGCTCTAATGATTTGTATAAATGTCAGCAAAGTTTTGAAAAAACTTTAAATTACTTAAAATTTCACAAAGTAAGAAACGGCTTAAATAAATCTAAATCTTTACTTGAAATTACATTCTCAAGTAATTTTTGCCAAAATTATCATAATGAATTATTAAACAGAATTGAAGTTTTAAACGCTTTTAATATTGAAAAACACTATACCTCTATTTTTATTACAGCCACGCTTGATAGTCAATACAGAGATTTTTTATTTGCTGATTATTCAAATCTTAAAGCTAGTGATCTAGTTAGCATTCCAAAACATATTAAAGAGAAAATAAATCAAAAATTAGCTTTGACAATTGTTGATTTAAAAGATATTTTAAATCAAAAGCTTAAGATATTTAATAATTTTTATAATCGCAAATATAAAGCATATAAAATCAAATATTGTAAAGTTTTTGAACCGCACAAGAAATTAGGAGTTCCGCATTTACATATGATTCTTTTTATACCAAATAACGCTGAAATCATAGAAGATTTTAAAAATGCTTATATGAGATTATTTCCCGCTCCACAGAATTTAAGAACAGATAAATTAACTCTAAAGCAAAAGCAGAATGGCGAGTTAAATGGCTTTCAAACTAGCATAAATAACTCAATAGCTTACATAATGAAATATTTGCAAAAAACTTTTTTAAATCTAAAGCATAATGATATAAATAATATAAAAATTGATAAGCTTACTGCTTGGTATATTAAGCATAAAATAAGAAGATTTACAATGAGCCGTTTTTTAGTTCCTTTATGGCTTTACAGAAAACTCAATTTCATACCTAGTTTAAGAGATTATTTTCATTTAAATAATGAATTAGAAAAGCATAATAATATACTTGAGAAAGATTATAAGAACAATAAATTCTTTATACATATTGAAACAACAAACCAAACAATCATTTATGAGAATAAACACTTAATTTATGAAAGCAATAACAGAATAATCAATGAATATAAATCAAATTTTGAATTTTTTAAGGTTGCATAA
- a CDS encoding site-specific integrase, with product MKLNDLFLLYFNTYKNTLSESTYKKDLSLYNKHIKSSFLGEINVKDLTFLDLQNYINSLLDNDYKVKTCKNVILKIKRVLDFALDLEIINKNVAIKVKLPKFDNKIIFNKDYETMIKIINAFMNSNNTHSLFFFFLLHGRRYSEVIKIKWRDIDFNNKTYIIRACNNKIKKNMSYYLSNDLYLRLKEHLLKTDFYRLDDYVFTNPHTKTHYKDLRKAFLKILKNNNLEHIRIHDLRHLIASFSINYLNADINLVSNMLGHTNINMTTRYITINQKLTKNILENIFKRAKNEEQN from the coding sequence ATGAAGTTAAATGATTTATTTTTATTATATTTTAATACTTATAAAAACACATTAAGCGAAAGCACTTATAAAAAAGACTTGAGCCTATATAATAAGCACATAAAAAGTAGTTTTTTAGGTGAAATCAATGTAAAAGATTTAACTTTTCTTGATTTACAAAATTATATTAATTCTTTACTTGATAACGATTATAAAGTAAAGACTTGTAAAAATGTTATTTTAAAAATAAAGCGTGTTTTAGATTTTGCTTTAGATTTAGAAATAATAAATAAAAATGTAGCAATAAAGGTAAAATTGCCTAAGTTTGATAATAAAATTATTTTTAATAAAGATTATGAAACTATGATAAAAATTATTAATGCTTTTATGAACTCTAATAATACTCATTCTTTGTTTTTCTTTTTTTTATTGCACGGCAGAAGATATAGCGAAGTAATAAAAATCAAATGGCGTGATATAGATTTTAATAATAAAACATATATTATAAGAGCTTGTAATAATAAGATTAAAAAGAATATGAGCTATTATTTAAGTAATGATTTATATTTAAGATTAAAAGAACACTTGCTAAAAACTGATTTTTATAGATTAGATGATTATGTTTTCACAAATCCACACACAAAAACTCATTATAAAGATTTAAGAAAAGCATTTTTAAAAATCTTAAAAAATAATAATTTAGAACACATTAGAATTCACGATTTAAGACATTTAATTGCAAGTTTTTCAATAAATTATTTAAACGCAGATATAAACCTAGTTTCAAATATGTTAGGTCATACAAACATTAATATGACTACAAGATATATAACAATAAACCAAAAACTTACTAAAAATATTTTAGAAAATATTTTTAAAAGGGCTAAAAATGAAGAACAGAATTAA
- a CDS encoding restriction endonuclease, whose protein sequence is MTTFIIILTIGIFYIAMTKYGLEEHSILKLKPKMGQILIKKSFRERLKKEVEEELTIKIEKRLREEILKEYKERYKNIKEEIKFDLINKGEYYNTNYEVALYKQKLQKLEEENKELKAKLNQQKENYKNYLKNKEENIKKGQEYEYKIKCYFENLGYSVYPNGYIKGKKDKGVDLIAYKNNEVHLIQCKCYKYPPKQELIRKFVGDCEIYIKNNKNKLNNKTIYKNFITSCKEKDYGVIKFLEENKNIIDYLIIK, encoded by the coding sequence ATGACAACTTTTATAATAATATTGACTATTGGTATTTTTTACATAGCTATGACTAAATATGGATTAGAAGAACATAGTATTTTAAAGCTAAAACCAAAAATGGGGCAAATATTAATAAAAAAGAGTTTTAGAGAAAGACTAAAAAAAGAAGTAGAAGAAGAATTAACTATAAAAATAGAAAAGAGATTAAGAGAAGAAATATTAAAAGAATATAAAGAAAGATACAAAAACATAAAAGAAGAAATAAAATTTGATTTAATAAATAAAGGCGAATATTACAATACAAATTATGAAGTAGCATTATATAAACAAAAATTACAAAAATTAGAAGAAGAAAACAAAGAGCTAAAAGCAAAATTAAATCAACAAAAAGAAAATTATAAAAACTACCTTAAAAATAAAGAAGAAAATATCAAAAAAGGTCAAGAATACGAGTATAAAATAAAATGCTATTTTGAGAACTTAGGATATAGTGTATATCCTAATGGATATATTAAAGGTAAAAAAGATAAAGGGGTTGATTTAATAGCTTATAAAAATAATGAAGTGCATTTAATACAATGTAAATGTTATAAATATCCACCAAAGCAAGAATTAATAAGAAAATTTGTAGGAGATTGTGAAATATACATTAAAAACAACAAAAATAAATTAAATAACAAAACTATATATAAAAATTTTATAACGAGTTGTAAAGAAAAAGATTATGGAGTTATAAAATTTTTAGAAGAAAATAAAAATATAATTGATTATTTAATAATTAAATAA
- a CDS encoding YbaK/EbsC family protein, whose translation MEKKLQTIKKTNAARFLDTLKIEYELLSYEVTDDLSAICVANKTGQDIKYIYKTIVCEGKNSLYVGCIQGDLEIDLKAFAKAVNEKSLSLLKLDKLKNKTGYIRGGCSPFGMKKDFVRFIDERALELDYFVVSAGLRGLQLKIDSKYIKDLFQIAKISSNNK comes from the coding sequence TTGGAGAAAAAATTGCAAACGATTAAAAAAACTAATGCAGCAAGATTTTTAGATACATTAAAAATAGAATATGAATTATTAAGCTATGAAGTAACAGATGATTTATCAGCAATTTGCGTTGCTAATAAGACCGGTCAAGATATTAAATATATTTATAAAACCATAGTTTGTGAAGGTAAAAACTCTTTATATGTAGGCTGTATTCAAGGAGATTTAGAAATTGATTTAAAAGCCTTTGCAAAAGCAGTTAATGAAAAATCATTAAGCCTCTTAAAGCTTGATAAGCTAAAGAATAAAACAGGTTATATTAGAGGGGGTTGCTCTCCTTTTGGTATGAAAAAAGATTTTGTAAGATTTATTGATGAAAGAGCTTTAGAGCTTGATTATTTTGTAGTTAGTGCAGGACTTCGCGGGCTTCAGCTTAAAATAGATTCAAAATACATAAAAGATTTATTTCAAATAGCTAAAATCTCAAGCAATAACAAATAA
- a CDS encoding phosphatidylserine decarboxylase, whose protein sequence is MRKIISRIFGKIVSIKYPKFMQNYINKTYINHFNIPMDEFKDYKEYDSLIALFTRRLEKARKLEDGFISPCDGTILSFAKSSNLKAFSIKGKEYDIAELLGFTPKNELDFLNIYLSPRDYHNYHSPCDMQVLNLKYFCAELFSVNLKALAKHDNLYSRNERMVLTCKKNDGSIFYMVFVGAVNVGKMEFDFDTSVQTNMKNAIDYEKNYDNVSLKKGEMLGRFLMGSTILILGEDLKLTCNEGAIRFGEKIAND, encoded by the coding sequence ATGAGAAAAATAATTTCAAGAATTTTTGGCAAAATTGTAAGCATTAAATATCCAAAATTTATGCAAAATTACATAAACAAAACCTACATAAATCATTTTAATATACCTATGGATGAGTTTAAGGATTATAAAGAATACGATAGCTTAATAGCTTTATTTACAAGAAGATTAGAAAAAGCTAGAAAGCTTGAAGATGGCTTTATAAGTCCTTGCGATGGAACTATTTTAAGTTTTGCAAAAAGCTCAAATCTAAAGGCATTTAGCATAAAAGGAAAAGAGTATGATATAGCTGAATTATTAGGATTTACTCCTAAAAATGAGCTTGATTTTTTAAATATATACCTTAGTCCAAGAGATTATCATAATTATCATAGCCCTTGCGATATGCAGGTTTTAAATCTTAAATATTTTTGTGCTGAGCTTTTTAGCGTAAATTTAAAAGCACTTGCAAAACATGATAATTTATACTCAAGAAATGAGCGTATGGTTTTAACTTGTAAAAAGAATGATGGAAGTATTTTTTATATGGTTTTCGTTGGAGCTGTAAATGTTGGCAAAATGGAATTTGATTTTGATACAAGCGTGCAAACAAATATGAAAAATGCAATAGATTATGAAAAAAACTACGATAATGTAAGCTTGAAAAAAGGCGAAATGTTAGGAAGGTTCTTAATGGGTTCTACTATTTTGATTTTAGGAGAAGATTTAAAACTTACTTGCAATGAAGGTGCTATTAGGTTTGGAGAAAAAATTGCAAACGATTAA